One window of Cydia pomonella isolate Wapato2018A chromosome 5, ilCydPomo1, whole genome shotgun sequence genomic DNA carries:
- the LOC133517701 gene encoding chitin deacetylase 1: MARSARVTTLAACLLFACAVADGHRWKRQADDTAKKDESLEQELCKDKDAGEWFRLVAGEGDNCRDVIQCTASGIQAIRCPAGLFFDIEKQTCDWKDAVKNCKLKNKERKVKPLLYTEEPLCQDGFLACGDGTCIERGLFCNGEKDCADGSDENSCDIDNDPNRAPPCDASQCQLPDCFCSEDGTTIPGDLPSRDVPQMITITFDDAINNNNIELYKEIFNGKRKNPNGCDIKATFFVSHKYTNYSAVQETHRKGHEIAVHSITHNDDERFWSNATVDDWGKEMAGMRVIIEKFANVTDNSVVGVRAPYLRVGGNNQFTMMEEQAFLYDSTITAPLSNPPLWPYTMYFRMPHRCHGNLQSCPTRSHAVWEMVMNELDRREDPTNDEYLPGCAMVDSCSNILTGDQFYNFLNHNFDRHYDQNRAPLGLYFHAAWLKNNPEFLEAFLYWIDEVLQSHNDVYFVTMTQVIQWIQNPRTITEAKNFEPWREKCAVEGNPSCWVPHSCKLTSKEVPGETINLQTCVRCPVNYPWLNDPTGDGHY; the protein is encoded by the exons CGGTTGCCGACGGGCACCGATGGAAGCGGCAGGCAGACGACACGGCTAAGAAAGACGAGAGCCTGGAGCAGGAGCTATGCAAGGACAAGGACGCCGGCGAATGGTTCCGGCTGGTGGCCGGCGAGGGCGACAACTGTCGCGACGTCATCCAGTGCACCGCCTCG GGCATTCAAGCTATCCGTTGCCCGGCTGGTCTATTCTTCGATATCGAGAAGCAAACTTGTGACTGGAAGGATGCCGTTAAGAATTGCAAACTGAAGAACAAGGAGCGCAAAGTCAAGCCTTTGCTGTACACAGAGGAGCCTCTGTGTCAGGACGGATTCCTGGCCTGCGGAGATGGCACCTGCATTGAACGCGGTCTCTTCTGCAATGGCGAGAAAGACTGCGCCGATGGATCCGACGAAAACAGTTGTG ATATCGACAACGATCCGAACAGGGCTCCGCCTTGCGACGCAAGCCAGTGCCAATTGCCCGACTGTTTCTGCTCGGAGGATGGCACCACAATCCCCGGCGACTTGCCATCCCGTGATGTCCCCCAGATGATCACGATTACCTTTGATGACgccattaacaacaacaacatcgAACTGTACAAAGAAATTTTTAACGGCAAGCGCAAGAACCCCAATGGTTGTGATATCAAAGCCACGTTCTTCGTTTCCCACAAGTACACCAACTACTCTGCCGTACAGGAGACTCACCGCAAGGGACACGAGATTGCCGTGCACTCAATCAC GCATAACGATGATGAGCGTTTCTGGAGCAATGCCACGGTCGATGACTGGGGCAAAGAAATGGCTGGCATGAGGGTCATCATTGAGAAGTTCGCCAACGTGACAGACAACAGTGTAGTCGGTGTCCGCGCCCCCTACCTCCGCGTCGGCGGCAACAACCAATTTACCATGATGGAGGAACAAGCTTTCTTGTACGACAGTACGATCACTGCGCCACTGTCCAACCCACCTCTATGGCCGTACACCATGTACTTCCGCATGCCTCATCGCTGCCATGGTAACCTGCAGAGCTGCCCTACCAGAAGCCACGCCGTCTGGGAAATGGTCATGAACGAATTGGACCGTCGCGAAGACCCGACCAACGACGAATACCTGCCTGGTTGCGCCATGGTAGACTCCTGCTCCAATATTCTAACCGGAGACCAGTTCTATAACTTCCTCAATCACAACTTTGATCGCCATTACGACCAAAACCGTGCTCCATTGGGGCTTTATTTCCACGCTGCGTGGTTGAAGAATAATCCCGAATTTTTGGAAGCTTTCCTCTACTGGATCGACGAAGTTCTCCAAAGTCATAATGACGTATACTTCGTTACCATGACTCAAGTGATCCAATGGATTCAGAATCCTAGGACGATCACCGAAGCTAAGAACTTCGAGCCGTGGAGGGAAAAGTGTGCGGTGGAGGGCAACCCCTCATGCTGGGTGCCACACTCGTGCAAGCTAACGTCGAAGGAGGTGCCCGGTGAGACCATCAACCTGCAGACGTGCGTGCGGTGCCCCGTCAACTATCCCTGGCTCAATGACCCCACGGGAGACGGCCATTACTAG